CATCATCGCGAATCTGATCGGCAAGAAGGTGTTCGGCGGCGACCGGCCGCTGCTGAAGGACGTGCCGATCGGCCGGCAGCTGAAGAAGTCGCCCACCTCGCCGTCGTTCCCGTCCGGGCATTCGGCGAGCGCCGCGGCTTTCGCCACCGGGGTGGCGCTGGAGTCGCCGGCCGCGGGAGCAATGATCGCGCCGCTCGCCGCGGCCGTGGCGTACTCGCGGCTGCACACCGGCGCGCACTGGCTGTCGGATGTGATCGGCGGCTCGCTGCTCGGCGTCGGGGTGGCGCTTCTCGGCAAGCGGCTGCTGCCGCTGGAGCAGTCGGCGCTGCATCCGCAGGCCCCGGTCGTCGAGCTGCCCGCCCTGCCGGATGGCGCCGGCCTGCTGATGCTGGTCAATCCCTCGTCCGGTCGGCGGATGTCGGTGTACGACCCGAGCGAGGACCTGGCGGCCCAGCTGCCGAAGGCCGACATCCGACGGTTGGAGGAGGGCGACGACATCGCCGGGATCGTGCATGCGGCGGCGGGGTCGGCGTCTCCCCCGCTATCGCTCGGCATCTACGGCGGCGATGGCTCGGTGGCGGCGGCAGCGCATGTGGCGCGTTCCGCGGGGATGCCGCTGCTGGTGCTGCCCGGAGGCAGCTTCAACCACTTCGCCCGTACCGCGGGCATCGCCACCGTCGACACCGGGTTGGCGGCGTTGCGCGCCGGCACCGGCCGGCGGGTGCACGTCGCGGAACTCAGCCTCGACGACGCCCCGCCGATCACCGTGCTGAACGAGGCATCCGCCGGGGTGTATCCCGCGTTCGTGGCCGAGCGGGAGAAGCGCGAGCAACGACTCGGCAAGTTCATCGCCGGCAGCATCGCCGCGGTGACGGTGCTGGCGAAGGCGCGGCCGCAGCAGGTGACGGTTGACGGGCGCGACGTGCGCATCTGGTCGCTGTTCGTCGGAGTGGGACGCAACGCGTCATCGACGCTGCTGCCGCTGCAGCGCACGCGCCTGTATGACGCGACGCTGGACGTGCGCATCCTGCACGTGCGGGGCCGCGCGTCGCGGTTCCGCGGGATGGTCGCGTTGGCGTTCGGTCAGCGGGTGTCGGCGGCGCTGGAGCGACTGCCGTTCTGGGCGGGCGAGACCAGCGGCGATATTACCGTGGAGGCATACACGACCGACGCGGTGCGGGCGACGGTGCGGCCCTGGCCCGGCCAGCCGACCGGGTTCGCCCGTGACGGCGAGGTGGCGCTGCTCGAACCGGAGGGGCCAGGCGGCGCGGAGCGTCACTCGCTGCTGCGGATCGTGCCGAACGCGCTCGACATCTACAGCCCGGTGCGCCACCGCGACTGAGCCTGGCCTGCTCGCCTGTGGATGGTTTGCGCGGCGGATTTCGGTTAGGCGCATCATTCCTGCATGACCCTCGCGCTCGATGCTCGCTACCCCGCCGTGTGGCGCAGTCCGACGGTGCTGCAGCTCGGTGCCCCGGACGCCGTGGCCGTGCTGGCCGACGTCACCCCGGTGCAGGAACGGCTGATCGCGGCCTTGGCGGTGGGCGCCTCTCGGGCACAACTGGCGGTGATCGCGCGCACCGGCAACGACCCCGATTCCGTCGTCGACGAGCTGCTGGCCACGGTGCGGCCGGCGCTCGTGGTCACACCGCCGCCCGGCACGGTGGCCGTGGCCGGGATCGACCCGGCCGTCGACCGGCTCGCCGACATGCTCGGCTGGCAGGGCGTGCGCACTGTGACAGTGCCGACACCGGATGCCGCGGCCACAGTCGACGCGGACGTGGCGATCATCGTGGCCAGCTTCGTGATCGATCCAGGGTTCCACGGGGTGTGGCTTCGTCGCGACATCCCGCATCTGCCGCTCGTGCTGGGTGGCGCGCAGATCCGCATCGGCCCGTTTGTCGATCCCGGGGTGTCCGCGTGTTTGCACTGCGTTGCCAGATGGCGGGCGGACGCCGATCCGGCGTGGCCCGCTATCGCCAGTCAGCTCTGGGGTCGGCGCGCGCCGCTGGAGACCCCGCTGGTGCTGGGCGAGGCTATCGGTCTGGCCTGCCGCCTCACCCTGCGGCGGCTCGCCGGCGTGACCGGCCTCACCGGGGAGGCGGAGGAGCTGTGTCTGGATGCGCGCACCGGCGAGGTGTCGCGGGTGCCTGTGTCGCCGCATCCCGCCTGCGAGTGTGGAACGCTCGGGCTGTGACGGCTAGGTACGATCGGCCAGCAGCGCGCCGAGTTGCTCGCCCCAGCGCGTGGCACGCTCGAGCTCGCCGTCAAGCAGCGGACCGTCGACGCCGCTGACCCAGAAGCTCTCCGCGTGCGCCGCCGCGGGATACCCGTGCCGATGCGCCAGCTTGGCCGCGCCCTTCGCGGCCGACCCTGGCAGGTGCCGCACCTTGTCGACGCGGGTGTCGAACGTGGCCATCAGCTGCGTGTGTTCGCCCGCGGGCAGGGCGTCGAGCCATTCCCGCAGCCCGGTGCCGGTCGACCCGTGGGTTGCGCCCTGACGCACCGCGTCTTCCCTGGTCGACTCACGGGTCATCGAGAACGCGTGGGTCGGGCCGCCGGCGACGATGAGGTCGACTCCCTCGGGGATGGCGGGCGACGAGGCGATGTCGGCCAGTTGCACCTGCACGAAGTCACCGAGGCCCTCGGCGACCGCCCTCGCCACCGCTTCGGTATTGCCGAACATCGATTCGTAGACCACGAACGCTTTCACGGGCCGTACCTCCAGTCGCAGCGAGCACGCTCGAGCGCGCGAGACCGCGCCTCTGCTCGTGAGGTTACCTGCCTTGCGCCGTCGCCGCAGCGGGGCGGGGGCTGCGCAGTTCGGCGAGGAATCGGCTGGGTTGACGCAGCCCGGCGCGGTGCTGGCCCTGCGCCGCCCACGACAGCTCCAGGGTGCGCCGGGCGCGGGTGATGCCCACGTACAGCAGACGACGCTCCTCGTCGATGGAGTCGAAGTTCTTGGCGAAGCTGATCGGCAGTAGCCCCTCGGCCACCCCGATCACATACACCGAGTCCCATTCCAGGCCCTTGGCGCTGTGCATCGTGGCCAGGGTCACCGCCGACATGGTCGGTTCGTGCTGCGAGGACTGCCGTTCGAACAGGTCGTCGACGAACGCGCTGAGGCTGGTTCCCGGTGCGGCCGCGTCGGCGAGGGTCATGATCGCGTTCAGCGATTCCCACTTGTCGCGGGTGGCGCCGCGGTTCTCCGGCGCGCTCTGCGTCCATCCCTGCGAGCGCAGCACATCGCTCACCGACTTGAACAGCGGCCCGACCGCGCCCGAGACGGCGTAGCCGCGCAGTTCCATCAGCGCGCGTTTCACCTCTGGCAGGTCGAAGAAACGGGTGCCGCCGTGCAACCGGTAGCTGACACCGACGTCACTCAGCGCGGTCTCCATCGCCGCCGCCTGCACGTTGATGCGGTAGAGCACCGCGATCGACTCCGGCGGGATACCCCCGGCGATCTGCGCGGCGATGCTCTGGGCAACGGCGCGCGCCTCGGCCATGTCGTTCGGATGATCGCGCACCGCGACATCCGCCGTCTTCGTCCGCGCCTGGCTCGGCACCAGCTCCAGCGAGCCCGGCCGCCCGCGCATCAGCCGGTTGGCGGTGTCCACGATCGGCGGCGCCGAGCGGTAGTTCTGTTCCAGCCGCACCACGGTGGCGTCCTGGTACCGGCCGGGGAACCCGAGCAGGTAGTCGCTCGACGCGCCCGCGAACGAGTAGATGGTCTGGCTGGCGTCGCCCACCACGCACAGGTCGGTGCGGTCGCCGAGCCACAGCTGCA
This Salinibacterium sp. ZJ450 DNA region includes the following protein-coding sequences:
- a CDS encoding bifunctional phosphatase PAP2/diacylglycerol kinase family protein, with translation MHPSRSRHPIRSRHPILALRRAAILPAWVRHTDIRFARAFHRHTDLPGVDRGFAHLSHSANRSRLWLVIASVLVVTGRANRHGAVRGVLSLLVASIIANLIGKKVFGGDRPLLKDVPIGRQLKKSPTSPSFPSGHSASAAAFATGVALESPAAGAMIAPLAAAVAYSRLHTGAHWLSDVIGGSLLGVGVALLGKRLLPLEQSALHPQAPVVELPALPDGAGLLMLVNPSSGRRMSVYDPSEDLAAQLPKADIRRLEEGDDIAGIVHAAAGSASPPLSLGIYGGDGSVAAAAHVARSAGMPLLVLPGGSFNHFARTAGIATVDTGLAALRAGTGRRVHVAELSLDDAPPITVLNEASAGVYPAFVAEREKREQRLGKFIAGSIAAVTVLAKARPQQVTVDGRDVRIWSLFVGVGRNASSTLLPLQRTRLYDATLDVRILHVRGRASRFRGMVALAFGQRVSAALERLPFWAGETSGDITVEAYTTDAVRATVRPWPGQPTGFARDGEVALLEPEGPGGAERHSLLRIVPNALDIYSPVRHRD
- a CDS encoding TOMM precursor leader peptide-binding protein; the protein is MTLALDARYPAVWRSPTVLQLGAPDAVAVLADVTPVQERLIAALAVGASRAQLAVIARTGNDPDSVVDELLATVRPALVVTPPPGTVAVAGIDPAVDRLADMLGWQGVRTVTVPTPDAAATVDADVAIIVASFVIDPGFHGVWLRRDIPHLPLVLGGAQIRIGPFVDPGVSACLHCVARWRADADPAWPAIASQLWGRRAPLETPLVLGEAIGLACRLTLRRLAGVTGLTGEAEELCLDARTGEVSRVPVSPHPACECGTLGL
- a CDS encoding flavodoxin family protein, yielding MKAFVVYESMFGNTEAVARAVAEGLGDFVQVQLADIASSPAIPEGVDLIVAGGPTHAFSMTRESTREDAVRQGATHGSTGTGLREWLDALPAGEHTQLMATFDTRVDKVRHLPGSAAKGAAKLAHRHGYPAAAHAESFWVSGVDGPLLDGELERATRWGEQLGALLADRT
- a CDS encoding ATP-dependent helicase, with the translated sequence MTDAASLGAASSGAESLLAGLDDQQRVAAEALLGPVCMLAGAGTGKTRAITHRIAYGVATGVYSPKRVMALTFTSRAAGELRGRLRGLGAAGVSARTFHSAALSQLSYFWPQVIGGTLPRILDNKARLLAHAADGLKLKLDTATLRDAAAEIEWRKVSRITMAGYEKALATRTLPQALTPETAIDLQLAYEKLKDERRQIDFEDVLLATAGMIESEPRVAEEVREQYRFFVVDEFQDVSPLQYELLQLWLGDRTDLCVVGDASQTIYSFAGASSDYLLGFPGRYQDATVVRLEQNYRSAPPIVDTANRLMRGRPGSLELVPSQARTKTADVAVRDHPNDMAEARAVAQSIAAQIAGGIPPESIAVLYRINVQAAAMETALSDVGVSYRLHGGTRFFDLPEVKRALMELRGYAVSGAVGPLFKSVSDVLRSQGWTQSAPENRGATRDKWESLNAIMTLADAAAPGTSLSAFVDDLFERQSSQHEPTMSAVTLATMHSAKGLEWDSVYVIGVAEGLLPISFAKNFDSIDEERRLLYVGITRARRTLELSWAAQGQHRAGLRQPSRFLAELRSPRPAAATAQGR